GGATCGGTTTCGTCCCCGAACTCTCCGGTCTTCTCCCCTGGGCGACGGCGCGCGACCTCGCCGGCCTCTACCGGTCCCTCTACCGCCGTTGGGACGACGGTGTTTATCAGCGGCTTGTCCGCCGCTGGGAGATCGCCGAGTATCGCCGCGTCCGGGAGCTGTCCAAGGGGCAGGCCCGTCTCGCCGAACTCGCCCTTTGCTTCGCCGCGCGCCCCGACCTCCTTCTCCTCGATGAGCCTTTCCACGGGCTCGACGCGGTGATGCGGTTCCGCGTGATGGAAGAGATGGAGAGGATGAATCGGGAGCGGGGAACCACGCTCTTGACCTCCTCGCACATCCTGCACGACGTGGAGAAGATCAGCCGGCGGGTGGTGGTGCTCCGGGAGGGGGAGATCCTTCTCGACCGGCGGGTGGAGGCGCTCGACGGGGGGCTGGAGAAGACCTTCGTCCGGCTCTACGATCTGGATGGGGAGGAGGAAGATGACGACGGACGGTAGGGCGCGCCCCTCTTTTCTCCGGAACCCTCGTCTCGCGCTTCCCCTCTTTTTTCTGAGGAGCTTCTACTTTCAGCCCGCCGCCAACCCGGTCCTTCCCGTCGTGCTCGCCTTCCTTCTCTTTTTCTGGGCCGAAGGGAGCCTCGACCGGCTTCATCTGGCCCTTCTTCTCTACCTTTTCGTCCCCGCCCACATGCGGGCGGCGGATCCCTTCGGCGGCGACGACCCGGAGGGGGAGGGGGGAGCGGTTCGCCGCGCCTTCCGCGCCCTGCCGGTCCGGCCGGAACGCCTCTTTTCCTCCTACCTCGTCGCCACGGCGGTGTACGCCGCGGCGGTCTGGGCGCTGATCGCTTTCGGCGTGGACCGCTTCTCCCGCCCGCCCGACTGGACGAGCCTGCAGATGATTTCCACCCCCGGACGGGACGGCGACACAATCCGCTCTTGGGTCGGTTTCGCCCAGAACGCCCGGGGCGTTTACCGCTTCGCGACGCGCGTCATCGAGCGGTCCTTCCTCTACGACACCGCGGGCGGAGTGCGGGCCGCGGCGCCGCTCCTCTCCGCTTTCTTCCTCGCTTCCTTTTTGCATCAATCGATCTACAGGATCGGCCGCGGACTCGGGCGGGCGAGGCGCGCCTCTCTCTCCCCGCTCCACGCCCTTCCGGCCGCGCTCTACATGCTTCTCGGCGCCGCTTTCTTGGCCGAAATTTCCCTCGACCGGGCCGAGACCGCCGCCTGGGTCCGCGCGCTCCTCGAACGGGCGCCGGCGCTCGGCGTCTTTCTGGCGTTGAGCCTCACGGGAACCGTTCTCTCCGCGGCGCTTCTTTTCCGCTCGGTCCGCCGGGACCTTCGGGGGGGCGCTTCGTGAGCGGCGGCGGGCGGGCCGGCGCCTACCGGCGGCTCTTCCGGCTCCACGCCCGAACCTTCGCCGCCGTGCACCGCCTGAACGCGTTGAACGTCGCCATCGCGCTCCTTTACCTCTTCGGCGCGCCGGGCGGCGTTCGCCTGACGGTGAGCCGCGGCGTCTATCTCTTTCTTCTCTTCCTGGTCGCCGCCGTCGCCCAAACACAAACGCTCCGCCGGAACGCCGGCTCGCTCTCTTTCTATCTCCGCCTCCCGATCCGGGACCGAACGGCGCTCCTCCTTTACTACGCCGCCGTCGCCCTCCCCGCGGCGGCGGCCCTCGCGCTCGCCGCGTTTCTCCTCCGCGCGGCCGGGGCGGGCGGGGACCCCGGTTTCGGGACCCGGTTCGGCCACGCCCTCTTCGC
This is a stretch of genomic DNA from Candidatus Eisenbacteria bacterium. It encodes these proteins:
- a CDS encoding ABC transporter ATP-binding protein, with protein sequence MDIEIRGLAKDFADCTALAGVDLAVESGERVGLVGANGAGKSTLLHILMGFLAPDRGEARVLGVPAGDPGDGVKERIGFVPELSGLLPWATARDLAGLYRSLYRRWDDGVYQRLVRRWEIAEYRRVRELSKGQARLAELALCFAARPDLLLLDEPFHGLDAVMRFRVMEEMERMNRERGTTLLTSSHILHDVEKISRRVVVLREGEILLDRRVEALDGGLEKTFVRLYDLDGEEEDDDGR